The proteins below come from a single Afipia felis ATCC 53690 genomic window:
- a CDS encoding AmpG family muropeptide MFS transporter, which produces MTSPESVEKTSITTRASWRDALAVYLQPRVLVVLFLGFSSGLPLALSGSTLLVWMREAGVDLKTIGLFALVGTPYTIKFFWAPLVDALHVPILTRLLGRRRAWLIFSQLVLMIAIVLLAVSDPTKPLGVALAALFVAAASATQDIVIDAFRVESLPENEQAAGMASYVAAYRVGMLLSTAGALFLVSGFEALGFVRHAAWQWGYVAMAALVVIGIVTALFATEPEASRKAEASTERAFGRIVHAAAGAFTEFARYKDAWAILAFVVLFKFTDAFSGTMTAPFVIDLGFTRNDYAAIVKGLGLAATLLGGFAGGFLASRYSLVASLWIGGMLQAIANLSFSWLALVGINHYALAVAITAENFTSAVGTVIFVAYLSALCRNPAHTATQYALLTALAAIGRTYLSSGAGYVAAATGWAWFFAICMVVAVPSFMLLAWLQARGHFETLTAPMKP; this is translated from the coding sequence ATGACATCTCCCGAGAGCGTCGAGAAAACCTCCATTACCACCCGTGCTTCGTGGCGCGACGCGCTTGCGGTCTATCTGCAGCCGCGCGTGCTGGTCGTGCTGTTCCTCGGCTTCTCGTCCGGCCTGCCGCTGGCGCTGTCGGGCTCGACACTTCTGGTGTGGATGCGCGAAGCCGGTGTCGATCTCAAGACCATCGGGTTGTTCGCGCTGGTCGGCACACCCTACACCATCAAGTTCTTCTGGGCACCGCTGGTCGATGCGCTGCATGTGCCGATCCTGACCCGCCTGCTCGGGCGGCGGCGGGCGTGGCTGATCTTTTCCCAATTGGTGCTGATGATCGCGATCGTGCTGCTGGCCGTGAGCGATCCGACCAAACCGCTTGGCGTCGCGCTCGCAGCACTCTTCGTCGCGGCGGCCTCCGCGACGCAGGACATCGTGATCGACGCCTTCCGTGTCGAAAGCCTGCCGGAAAACGAACAGGCCGCGGGCATGGCCTCCTATGTCGCGGCCTATCGCGTCGGCATGCTGCTCTCGACAGCAGGCGCTCTGTTTCTTGTCAGCGGATTCGAAGCGTTGGGCTTCGTTCGCCATGCCGCATGGCAGTGGGGTTATGTCGCGATGGCGGCGCTCGTCGTCATCGGTATTGTCACGGCGCTCTTTGCGACAGAGCCGGAAGCCTCGCGCAAGGCCGAGGCCAGTACCGAGCGCGCATTCGGGCGCATAGTCCACGCCGCAGCAGGCGCATTCACCGAGTTCGCCCGCTACAAGGATGCGTGGGCCATTCTCGCCTTCGTGGTATTGTTCAAGTTCACCGATGCCTTTTCCGGCACCATGACGGCGCCCTTCGTCATCGATCTCGGCTTCACCCGCAACGATTACGCCGCCATCGTGAAAGGATTGGGCCTCGCCGCCACGCTGCTCGGCGGATTCGCCGGCGGCTTTCTCGCCAGCCGCTACTCGCTTGTCGCAAGCCTGTGGATCGGCGGCATGCTGCAAGCCATCGCCAATCTGTCGTTCTCATGGCTCGCCCTCGTCGGCATCAACCATTATGCCCTGGCGGTTGCCATCACCGCCGAGAATTTCACCAGCGCTGTCGGCACCGTGATCTTCGTCGCCTATCTCTCCGCGCTGTGCCGCAATCCCGCGCACACCGCGACCCAATACGCGCTGCTCACCGCGCTGGCCGCGATCGGCCGCACCTACCTGTCATCGGGTGCGGGCTATGTCGCGGCAGCCACGGGCTGGGCATGGTTCTTCGCGATCTGCATGGTGGTGGCGGTGCCGAGCTTCATGTTGCTGGCGTGGCTGCAGGCGCGCGGACACTTCGAGACGTTGACCGCACCGATGAAACCCTGA